AATTAATGTGTGGTGTGATTCATTTCTTGTCACGGTTCTGTTGGATAGCACTACTGAACAGCGTGACAGCCTGCTCAGGGGAGATGCCCAGTACCCAGGAGGGATGGGCCTGAATTCCTTGTATTCCAAGGAAGTTTTGACTCTGCAGGTCAGGTGTAAATTCATTAGCTGCAACAATGCCCAAAAGCCTGTGTTAAAGCTAACAGCATTCAATACATATCTCTCACCCTTAAATCATATAATTACCACCACTTCTTACAAAACAAATTGTGTTGTGGAGAAGGATCATGAGTGAAGCTGGAAGACTTGGATGTTAGACATCCAATGTCCCGCGGATTTTATGTCTTTGTTGACTGAATTTGGGGGGCATGAATTTGGCAAATGACTAGATTACACAATATGAATAGTCATTTTTGTTGGGACTGGGGGGTGAAAAAGTAAAGTTGGTTCATTACTGAGCTTTGTGAAGTACTAGGCATGTGCAGTAACTAGTGTAGTTGAGTCAAGAGCCTGTTCATGTTACAGAATGTGGGTTGTTGGGCTTAAAAAAGCATAGTTTAAGAGGACTTCTTGGAATCTGGCTCAAAGTGCCACTGTGTTCTCACTCCCACACTCCCATCtggagagtgagtgagagagagagagaaataactgTCAGCCTAAATTGTCTACTTGAACTTGTTGCTTCTTGCTTTGGTATTTGAGGGTTGAGAGAGTTGTGGGTGACTCTTACACATCCTGTTCCAAAATACTCTAGCACAGTTTATGTAAGAAGGATAACTTCAGGCTTAAATATTCAGGAGCCAGAAAACCCAGATTTAATTTACCCCAAATTTAATATTCTCTTGTTGGTGTATGTAGCtgactttttttctctctaaCAAGTTGAAGTTGTTGTAGATCTAGATGCTAATTGCCAACTCAAGAGTAACTTGGATAGGATGCAGTTGTGCAAGTGGCTTAGCATGTATTTGTTCACCTGTGGTCCCAGAGCATGGCTTGAAATAGGAAGGCTCTGAAGTGCCTCTTCTCTTGACCCCTCTTATGAACTTTTCAAATATGTATAAAATCAAACTGATGTAAAGCTGTCCAAGACTTCTAATTTACCTGTGGTTAAAGGTAACTGACTGGAAACTTTTCTAGCTATTGGTTCTAAGCTGCAATTGCAAAGGTGATGCTCATTCTTGCAATTCTTATCTATTTTGTAACATGTCGCTATTACCAGTTTCTTCTTCCATActgaattctgcaacaaaaatgcTTTCTCTTCACTCAAGGCTGAAAGTTTATTTATGAGAACAATTTACTTAATACTGAAGGGGGcagttttttttccttaaaaggagaaaaggaagaatGGGGAgctataagcattttaaaaaatcccaaactgGAAATTTCGAAATGTTCACTGAAATATCCGATGTTAATCAGATTTAATGGTTAGAGAGAAACTAAAATATCAACATCGTAAAAAATATAGAGTAAATATGAAGAAATAAATTAAATCTACTTGCATTTTCTTGCTAAGATTCAAAGCCGTAAGTACATATGAGACCAGAAGAGTAGCTTTCAGCCATGTCAGTGCAACTTGCTAACCTAGTGCCCCGCTCTCTTTGCCTCGGCATCTTTTCCAAAATGCTGGCAGGTGCTGCTCACATTGCTGCTTGTAATATTTCCCCCACTAACCTTCAGTTGTTCAACTTCTTTCTGCTTAGTTATAAGAAGACTCAGGAAACCCTGTCCCAGGCAGGACAGAAGACTTCAGCTGCCCTTTCCAATGTGGGCTCTGTTATCAGCCGTAAACTTGGTGACATGAGGTAAGAGCTCTGTTCCACTTTCGCTATAGCACTGGAGTCCAGGATTAACACAACGTTGAGGTTTAAAAATCTGGAATGCATGCctagttttttttccattttcagttcTGTGCACTGCAGTTAATGGCAAAATTAATCTGATACAGCTGTTCCCTGTGACCCGGTATATATCGCTCAGGgtttaatacatatttttctaaGCTATTTCTGGTCAGAGCTTCATTCTCAGGAATCCTTTCTTTATCGCTTTCCCCAGCAGTGTTCTGAGAGGTCTGTCTTTGGTAACACTTATCGCTTTAATATTCAGCAGTTCCCAGAACATTTAAATATCTGATTCTCTTGTTCCACAAACTGATAAAATATTGTAGTCTCCCTCATACCGGGAAGAAGTACCATATTGTTTCATTGCAGCTCATTCATCCTCTTTGAATAGTGGTGTTGAAAAGATTTGAGGGGAGACCTTTCTGTTCTTCTGCAGGAAAATGGAACTCCATTTTCTCACTTCTTATGCTGGCGTTAAAATAGAGTCTAGCTCTTTGGCTCCATCAGAGATGTAGAGAACCTCAAGATGGAGAAAAGTGGACGAAAATAATATGCGTCAGTTCTCTGATGTATGGAAAATTAAAATTCCTTGCTGATGGGCACAactacctagcacagtggggaatGGGTattgggagcagggggggtttaATAAGGGAAGTGACTCAGTCCAGATGTTTGTTACTAATATGGACTAGAACTTTTCCTTTCCATGTTCAGTAACTACAGAGGTTTATAAACCCACTAATTTGGTGAAAGGGAACAGGAGGAATTGTTTAAAGATCTAAATTAATGTCACTTACCCAAAATTCTCACATCTTTAGATGTAAAAGCTAATATTAAATTATTGCATAAGTTTTAGACACTTGTATTAGCTACTGTACCAGGAAGGCTGCTAATGTCTCACCGTGTAGCCGAGGAGGTAGCTCCCTGGGACAGCAGAAGGTGGCTTTAGAAACTATGGATAAGCCAGTGTTCATATTAGCCATTGGAGCACAAAACCAATTGTATTTCAGTTGTCTTTCACTTAGATATGGGGGATATTTAACCTCATAAATATCTCTAATGACTTGAGGTTGCTATAAACAATGAAATAATGCAAGTTAGGAAATGAGGCATTCCCAGGCATTCATGTGCGATCAACTCAGGATTTCAGTAAGTGCCATCTAGTATTGGTTTGACCTGATTTTGAGGGCAGGAAGTATCAGTCAATAAAACACCTATCTCAAAGGGATACTGACAAAGTAATTTAATTTCTTTATGAATTCCTTCAACTGAGCTATGAAACTCTGGTGATTCACTTTCTGCTGAATCTTTTCTAACATTTCACTTGGCTTGGATGGCTAAACTAGTCAGTTCCTAGTTCTCTTGTACTAGCCCAGTGCTTTTTGCATTCGTAGCTATGCAAAGGGAAGTTCCAAGTTAACAGTCTTCACTGAACTAAGAGAATTCCTAGGTAACTTAAGTTGACAATATCTCTAACTCAGATGCATCAAAGAGGTACTGTTCAAATCTGTATAAGGTTTAGCCTTCCCTTCAGGTTCAAAGTCAGCTTAGAACTAGGGTTcagactggttttaaaaaaaactctttaGATTTTAGCCACACTTTAACTGAAAAATTATCTGTTTGGCTTTAGGTGCAGTGCTTGCTCTGATTTAAGTGCCCATATTGCACCCATCAGTATGGTGTCTAACAGGGAAACCAAACCATAAGGGCAGATTTGAGTCAGTGGTTCAAGTGGAAATAATTCAAAGGTCTTCAGATGAACAACTGCAGTTTTAGCTCATCTCTAAATATTATTATTGCCTGTGCTTGAGTATTAGTTGCCTAGGTCTTGCAAGGCTGATTACTAAATGTGATCATGTttagtccttgtggcaccttagagactaaaaaatttatttgagcataagcttttgtgagctacagctcatttcattggatgctgaacgctgtagctcacgaaagcttatgctcacataaatttgttagtctctaaggtgtgccacaagtactccttttctttttgcgaatacagactaacacggctgctactctgaaacctgtcatatgtaGTCCAGAACCTTCATGCAAAACTAGTATCTAGTAATTGTAGAGTGTAATCCCCTCCAGGGGGGATGGGGAAAAGAGTCTCGGGATGACTTCAGCCATTGCTCTTAAACTCTGTTACATGTGTATTAGTCCTAAGGGAGTTACATGGTGTGTTTTTTGTAAAGCTGTACTTTGCATACAGGGTCAGAGCAAAAGCATTGTGATCAAAGTGTTTGCACTAAGGTGTTAGAACAGCAGAAACCCACTTACTCCATTTTGTGCCAGAACTGTCTTGCATGGGCCAAACATAATGGGGAAAGATGATGTTGGAAGTCTTCCAGACAGTTAATGACAGTGTACAGAAAAGATACCTTGTAAAATACAGTATTTAACTTTTTCTCTAGAGTTTTTTTGCAGGATATCAACTCTTCCCTGGACTCTGCATACACAGCTGCCTAGTTTATTAGAATAACTTTTTtggttcaaaaataaaactgtctttaAACATGACATTTGACAAAATTCAGATTGGGCAGTTGCTTCATCACAGCTCTCAttcttcacagaaagaaaaggagtacttgtggcaccttagagactaaccaatttatttgagcatgagctttcgtgagctacagctcacttcatcagatgtttaccgtggaaactgcagcagactttatatacacacagtgtATACCGATactttccacggtaaacatctgatgaagtgagctgtagctcacgaaagctcatgctcaaataaattggttagtctctaaggtgccacaagtactccttttctttttgcgaatacagactaacacggctgttcctctgaattcTTCACAGAGATTGTCCTTTTCCTCTGTGGCTGGGAGTACCCAGGTGGTAAGCACTTGATGTAATCTCTGATCATAGTACTGGATATTCCAAATTTACTCTCACTGAGTTGTACATGGCATTCCTGGACTAGCAGATATTGGTGCACATCTTCAGTAGCACCCAGCTTGTGTGAATTGGGCAGAGAACTAGTCCAGTTTCTAACCTTTCTAGTGTACATTTGACTCCTCTTTCCTACTAATGACACCGCAATTTGTATAactcttttttttctcccatttattttaatgctgTAGCAGACTGAAATGGGCAAAATGTGGTTCCTTTTGCCAGTGTCATAAGTGCATAATAAATGTGGGGGTCTACCTACCAAATGTGGTAGCTGTGGCAGAAGTGTGTGAATTCTGTCCCCTCCAAGCACAATCCCTTCACAGTCTGATTGGGAGCATTTGTGCTACCATGAACCTGGCATGACTAAAGCGTGCACAAATATTATTTGTTCAGCAGTGTGAACTTGTTAGTTCTCTATTTAACTCTGTAACCTTACGTTTCCTAGAGCAATGCCAGTGGCCCCATCAGAAGCCATAGGCTGCGTAGTATGAGTTCAGCaagaaaaagtgaatagaaaaaGGCACACGTTCATTGTAATTTACATTAAAGAAACTCCTGAATTTCCTGTCTAAACGTGCAGCACTAAGGTTGTGGAAACACCCTACATTAGTGCCATTAGCACTTCCTTCTTGGAAGACAAAGTGGTGGGTCTGTGGGCAGCTTCTCTGTCAGAAATATGTAACATCAGTCAAAGCATTACCAAATAACTCAGCAGGATTTGCTGTGGATTTATGGCCCTATAGTGGAAAATAGATGAAAGTAACCTTTGCTTCTTTCCTGTGAAGATTTAATAACACTTCTTCCAGTCTTCCTCTGTTGTGTGTGTACACCTATATTGCTCTCTGTCTGTACTTCTCTGCTGTCTTCAGGGAAAAAATACGGTCCTGAGACTTTCAACACAGATTcaattgatatattttttttttttttttggagcaaAGTCTTCAGTAGCAATGTTCCCTTGAAATAGAACTGTAAACTGTTGGTAGTCGAAACGTGATCAGAGATTACAGTGAGTGAGGTTGGTTTCTTGTAGTGAGCAGTTTTCCTCTGAATGGGTGAGATGTTACTTGTTTTCAGTGAATCTCGGTGCTAGCCTTTAACTGTAATTGCTTGTTAGAATTCTCCTGGGGCTTTATCTCTGATTGTCCCTTCATCCTGCATTTGTTATAAGAAAAGGATCCAGACATTTATTTTCCCATCTGCTGGAAGGATTGAGGTAACGGAAAGGGACACTGCAGACTGTTTGTCAGCCTTCGTTAGCTACTGAAAAATGCTAGAAGGGGGTAATGACAACATAAATGTGCAGAACGCTTGGTCACAATTCCCTTGTATAAAACGTTGCCACTATAGAATCAAAATAACTTGTGTTGGGAGACATCTTCAGTACATCAGTTAGTTGCCATGCATTGCTGGATTGTCTGAAATCTAATAGCTTTAGAATTCATCATGTTCAATAGTTAACCTGTGGTACTTGAAGTTGTCTATGTATAAGAGGACTGATGTTGCTAGTTACTCTATTACATCTTCCCCAGCCGCCTAATCTCTGAGACTAGTCCATATGGGGGCTAGCTTAACTAATGGGAATGGGTGTTCTGCAAGTAGTGTACAGCATTGCTATTAAAGCTACAAAAGTCTTAGCCAGTTTAGCTTTCTCTGTTATCTCTGCATTCTCTGTTGATGCAGGTCTCAGGCATTCTTACCTTACAGCATTTTACTGTAGTGTATAATTTCAGTAAACTAATCTTAAGGGAATGCCATCTTCCTCATTAGAGAGGATAATTTTCAGAATGTATATTTTCTAATatacatttcatttcaatgtttGAAGGAGTCTGCTACTGTAACTACTACTACAAGCATACTGATTGTTAAATATTATTTTGAGCTGATGATTGGCTGCAGGACAGCTCCTGAATTTATGTAATCTGGAGACATTTTATCAAAGAAGGAAAAGGGCTACAAAAAGCACAAATAGATCTTCAAAAGTTCCGTTTTAGGTGCTAAATAGGCTGAGCTGTGCTTGTGGTAATACATACAATGTTGGGAGTGGTGCATGTTTGTGTATATTGTCCAAGCTGTTAATCTTTTTACAGGAATGAGTTGTAGAAACTCTGACTTTCAAACATACCAATGTTTTGGCTTTGCCTCTGGCTCTAGCTGTTGAAGAGAGAGCCTTAATATATGTTGGGGGCAAAACCACAACTTCTTGGGCTTTGGTGTAATCAGAGCCCCTTGTTCTCCATGGAAAGTTTTTGTCTGAAGTGTGTGGCGAGACTACTTAGTTTCTCCTGCACTGGCTGCAAAGGATGAAGCTCTGACAGCTACGTTTAAATAATACAAAATGGAAAGAGAAATCAGAGTAGCCGCAGTGGTGTTTCTTTGTAAATTCATTTTACGCCATCTCCATGTTCTCATCATGCCTTAGACTCTTTTGTATTGGCAACATGTAACCATTGTAGAAGCTGTCACGGGCCTGGATAGGATAGTTTAGTCTTGGGGGGTGGAGTAGTTGTGACTTGGCACCCAAGAATGGGTGGAAGGCAGTTTGGGATTGTGGCATAAATTATAGTAAGGATGAACAGTTCTTGTTATCATGCCCTCACCAGCcatgtctgcagactcaggaagaaaACAGTGCCCTGGCTTTCATTTGTTTCCTGTAAGGAGTATTCACAACAGCAAGGCTAGCAaagctttttaaatgaaagcttagggTGTGGCCACTGTAGGGGGTAGAGGTGGGTTTTCCATTGTTTGCTAACCCTTGGTAAAATCCAAGTGTTGACAACTTGTGgatttaaaacctttttttctaATGAAGACAAGGCTTGAGTGTGTGAACACAGCTCTGTGGCAGGGGCTAGATTCAGTAGTGCTGGAATATGCAGTGATCTGGCTGTAACTTCTTACTGCAGACAGTACCATTATTGATCTTTGCAAAACTTCATACCTCAGTTCACATAATATAAGATCATAGGGTAAGAAATACGTCTTGGGCAGCTTTTCTTAATCCCTCTTGAGGCAAATTTTGTTGTAGATAGGTGGGCTTTCTGTCTAAGGCATTTGTATGCAAGATTTATGGGCAGCTATGTGGGGCAGTCAGCTGGACACGGGGGCCTAACTAACATTtcacttttctctcctgctgctgccgaTGGGTTCTTCCAGGGCTCATCCCTTCTCGCATTCCTTTAGGTAAGGTGCTTTCCAGGGGTGCTAAAAGAGGaggcttatttattttttttgctaaTCTTTCCAGGGGGCACTGCAGACTTAGAGCTGACCTGTGGGGCCATCTGCACTGGTAATACAGACGAGTTAGGGAACTTGGTTGCAACAGATGCCCCTGGACTGGCTTTACAATGAGATTGCCATTGGTAGAGGGTTGAACATAAATAATTGCAGTGCTGTAATTGAGTCCCTTGACTTGGTCatatttgtagtgtagatggggcTGTAGGCAGTTTACagcagatttttttatttgaaagctgACAGCTCAGTGCGGTTCCATTCTCAGGCTCGCTGCATACGTCTTGTACTTCTCGCTGCTGTTCCTAAATTCTGGGAATATCCTGCCTCTTAAAATTAAACCCTGAGTAACAGAGTAACTTGGTGCAAGAAAGCCAGTCATAGACCCTGTCAGCTCTTTTTTTGTGTGGTGCCTATGCAACATCTCTTCTCtctcaaataaaaataatctagTCCTGGATCTTGGGCCAGATGCCTTTTCTGGATATTCTTGGGCATAGTGTGGTGtttaaaaagcttttcctaaatTAAACTTTTTTCTGTGGGAGGTTTGGCTCTTTGTACTGACATAAGCAAATCTGTCAGCAGTTGAAGCATAAAGCCTCTAAACACCATTCACTCTGTCCATATCTTGCATTCTTGAGTTAGAGATATTCAGGCTAACTAGTCTATAATTACAAAACTAGTTTGGACTACAGTGTGTCAAAGGGCAGGAGAGAGGGGCTTTTGTGGGTTACTTCTATTGCCTCAGCTATTTGCAGCAGCCTTAATGTTGTTGGGTACAGTACGTGTCTGGAAATTGTGCAAGACCTAACCTCATATGCTCCCAATGTCTGTTTGAATTGTCTAACTCTTCCTTCTCCACTTTTAATGCTTCCGAGTAGCAGTTATTCCATTCGCCATTCGATAAGTATGCCAGCGATGAGGTAACGTACGAAATGTCTATAAAAGTGGGATGAGTGGGAGACGTAGTTAATTCCAACCCACTTCTAGGGCCtttaaattcaactttcattttGTGTATTGGGACTGTTTCCTTCAGTTGACCTCAAATGTGCACTGTGGGGTAATGTCTCCTGCAGCCCCTCTAGTTCAGGGCTTTGAGGCCTGTTGCATAGGTTTATTAGTGGCTATGTTAGACTCTCTTAATGAGGAGTCAAGTGAAGTGTTGTAACCCTGCCAAAACTCAAATTGCAATTTTATGGCTTTCAAAGGTCCCTAAAGAGAATTATGATCCTTTTTTTAGAATTTCAATACAGTTGTAACTAGTAGTGCAGATGACATCTCTCTGACCTCCCGCTGTATCCCTGGTTTACAAGCTAATGGTCCAGCATGCCAAAATACCCTGACTTTTGCAGTAGAACAATGTCTTCCTTATGTGGTAAAATCATAAAAgtatagagctggaagggacctcaaaaggtcacctagtccatcccTCTGTGCTAAGACAGGACCAGGTGTATGTACACCATCACTGACAAGTGTTTGCTCACCTGTTAAAAACCCCCAATGcaagagatttcacaacctccccatGTAACCTCTTCCAAAATTTAACTACCCTTATGATCACTAGCTACTGAAGAAATTACAAACTGATTAAAAAGCCTGGTTTCTCTTGACAATAAAATGTTTAATTGGAAGCTCTGGTTTTAACATGTAAGAAAAATGTTCCCTTAGTGCCTCCTTTGCATGAGTTTACTTTTGTTTGGGACAGTATAATTTCCCTGAACAGAAATGTGCCTTTGTGTTTTCATCTTCATAGGAGTTAGCAATACAAATCCTTTCCACTCTTAAGTAATCTCCACAAAGTTGAGAAGCTTAATCCTGTATCTTACAAGTCAAAACTATCCTTAAAGCTGCTCATTTTCTAGTAAAAACTTTAGCTAAATTTCAGAATTTAGCAGAATCTGGTATAAACTGTAATCTCCATTCCCACACATGGGGATGAATGAACTGTATGAtgggagtagagctgggcaaagagTGCAGACCCTTTTCACTTGTTCAGGTTCTTAGATGAATTTTGCTTTGGTTGTACTCGCACCTTTTGCATTTCTGGCATACTAAAGCAGGTAAGTTTGTTGCATGGGTGCAAATATTCAAAATGAGTCTTGTATGCAATGTCTAGGAACagaaactgaattctgttctcGTGAATGTTCTTGCTAGAAGAGCTTGTGCACTGCAGTCCATCGCGGGAACAATTCCCCATGATATATGTGCTAAATCATAACTCTTCAATACAGACTACTACTCCTGAAACATTTGTGTATCAGGTGTAAAGGGTGCATTTATCAAACAGTGAATTAAAATTATTTGCTTACCTCTAAGGTTCATTTCTCATACCAAAGGACACACATCTCTCCCGCTGACATAAGTGACTACTTCTGTCATGTGGTCAGAGAATAGAGTCCCGTGTATTCTTGTTGGGTTATAACTCTCAATGTTCCGTTAATCTCTTTTGCTCCGGAGAAGCCCTTCCTTTTCAGCTTAATAGTAGGTAATGTAGAAAGCTGAAAGACTTTTTTCAAGCCTGTCTAAAATGTTCAGCTTCCCCTTTGGACTAAAAACATGGCTTTCTTACATAAACGAGAAACCACTCCTTTGTCTATGAGGCTTTCCCCTCTTACCTAATCTGTAATCCGTTGACTCATAATGGAACTCAGCCTGTCTTTTAGGTTTTTAGCTTGAGTGGCCTTTATTCAAACAATGGGAAAAATACAATGTGGTATAAATATCTGCCTTCCAGACCTTGCTGTATGCCAAGTATAGCATGTCTAATGCAGTTGGCTAGTTAGAGATAGTGAACCCTAACTTGCAGGAAGATGGCAAGATGACTGGAGTGATAACTGCCTTAGGTGTGTTGTGGGTGGTGGTGCTCTTGCATTTGAATGGCCAAGGAACTTTCACAGGCTTGATATTCTCAGCCTACTCAATTCAAACTAAAAACCAGTTGCTCCAGTAGCTTACCCCTTTTGACTTTACATTGCCTTTTTTCCTTCAAGGAACTCTACGACCTTCAAGTCATTTGAAGACCGAGTTGGAACCATAAAGGTAACTGTCTGTTCTCCTGTTGCTAAACTCCCATGATAAGCAAATCCCCATGCAAGACAGTCTGTGTGAAACTAGCTTAAACCTGTCAAAGGGGCTCTAGTGCTTACAGAGAACTTCCGGGGTAAATGGCACTTTGGGGCCCCTGTTCTTAAGAGTGTGCAGTCTCTAAGGCTAACAATTGGTAATAGATTATGGGGGGAGAATAACTTTACTGTATGTCAGTACACCCCTTGGAGAAGTGCTAACTGTCTGCACTGAGGACACAAGACCAGTGTCCTTCTCTTGTCATCTTCAACaacttttcttccttttgcaGTCCAAAGTGGTGGGCAGCAGGGAGAACAGCACTGACCCACACTCCCCCACAGGCTCTGGTGACAAGTCCCCCCAGGACAACGCTCCTTTCTAACCCCTCAGTGTGGCTTTTTGCACGGCTGTGCACAACTGCAGGAGCCCCACTAGTTCTTCGCAACAGCGTGCAAATACAGGAAGGGGGCAGTTCCCATTCTGAAGAGAAGTATCCATACATCCATACACAGACATTGCTGCTGGAgtcaagtaaaataaaaatgttttgtacaCAAATATTTTACACTAAAGTTTGTAGATGAAATGTATCACTGTGCTGTCCTTTTGGGAGAGCAGGTAAAATGGAGTTTACTCAGCCTAGTCCAGAAATAGCATTTCTGGTGCCAAACACGTGCATTTCTCACTCAGTGATAAGCTGTTTGAGTAGGCAAGATTGGGTGGGACGAGCAAATATGGAAGAAGCCAACTGCATGGGAAACACAAATCTTCAATTTCTGGCAGCAGCCCTCTGTTCTAAATTATCTATGAAGAGAAGTAGTTCCCAGTCTCCCATCACTGCTCTCTCCCACTACCATAGAGGAGCAGGGCCTGAGAGGCATTGAAAATCTTCTCTCTCATTAAGATGGGAATGGGGTAAACAGTCATTTTCTCTGGGCTCCCAAAAAGGAAATAACTGCCTAGTTGTTACACTAATGCTCTAGCTTTAACAGAactaaaatctttatttttaaatgcaatgaACTTCAAAAATAAAAGCTAAGTGAGAGAGCTTTAGCATCATATAGGGAAATAATACCTTGGACGCTGAAGTTGAATCGCAAGCCTTACATCACCTTATGCTTTATTTGTTTTATAATCTTTTTATATAGAGAGAAATGTGAGGGTTACAAAGTTGGGGTTGGAGCACTGGAGTTTTGCATCATACAATAGTAGCAGCATGCCTATGTGCCAGTTATTGTGTTCATTTCATTGGTGCACTCTGTTGCCTGAGTGTATAAAACTTGCTTCTCTGTTCTTGGGTGTATGCCTTCATCGTCCTTTAAGGAagaagctctgaaggcagctagCAGTGTGGCCAGATTAGAAAAGGACAAAACTCTGTCTCTAGCAATGTGGGCACTGTACTGGAGAATCCTGTCTCTACCCTGCCATTGTATAGGTGGTTCAGTTTGGAGGGTCCTAAATCTGATGGTACATTCTCTTGGCTAATATCTCCACCCATAATCTTTGTTTACAGTACTTGCAGAGAATCCTGGAGACTAACTTATTGCTCAAGCGTCTGGATGTTTTGCTATTCTGCTGTCCGACACTATCACTCAGGAGCTGTAGAATGAAAGGTTACCCAATGGTGGCCTGATCTTATTCTAGGCAAAGGTGCCTCCGCATAAAAACCTAGAGTGAGCAATTCTGTGCCTTAGAGGCTAAGTGGGACTTACTCAGGTCTTTAGGTTTGCTTACATACATATCAAATTAGTTTCTGTGGTTTGAGTTCCTCTAggataagtttttttttttgccctttagAGAAGCAAGTTTTGACATTTTAGTCTGCTGATCATAAACCTCAATAACCACGCTTGTTCCCCCATTTTGCAGGTGTTTGGGGGAAGCATACTATGAAAAATTAGAAGGCAGATGTGATAGGAAATAGGTGGAGTGTAGAGTGTCATTTACCAGGTTTTATTGTTTGTGGCTGAAATTACCCGCAATGTGGGGAAAACAGTGTCAGTTAAATGGGGGACTGCTGGAGCTTAAATATTGAACTGTTTCTCTCTACAGGTGAATGTTGGGGAAATTTGTCAATAAAGCTTTCCATTGGGAAACAAATTACGTGAATTTTTGGTCCTGAATTTATACTTAGAAATCTAAATGAGTAAGTGCAAAGGTTACGAACCCATCAAGGGCAATATCCAACTAGCAGAGTAATTTTGGGAGGGAGGCCTAAACTGGTGACTTCTGTGTAATGTACGTCATTCTGGCCTCTAGAAGCCTCTGCCTGTGGTATGCTTCAGCTGATGAACTGGTACTTCCAGTCTAGTACTTCCCTATAACAGCCACTAGCAAACATCAGTTGATACATACGGTATGCTCCCATGAACTTTTTGTGCAAAACTGACCAAAGGAGGTAATGGAACTTTGGTCAGTTTT
This genomic interval from Lepidochelys kempii isolate rLepKem1 chromosome 13, rLepKem1.hap2, whole genome shotgun sequence contains the following:
- the TPD52L2 gene encoding tumor protein D54 isoform X6; translation: MESASQDINLNSPNKGLLSDTMTDVPVDNTARARTSAPEGLTEAEEEELRSELAKVEEEIGTLRQVLAAKERHCGELKRKLGLTTFDGLKQNLSKSWHDVQVSNAYKKTQETLSQAGQKTSAALSNVGSVISRKLGDMRAHPFSHSFSSYSIRHSISMPAMRNSTTFKSFEDRVGTIKSKVVGSRENSTDPHSPTGSGDKSPQDNAPF